The Entelurus aequoreus isolate RoL-2023_Sb linkage group LG03, RoL_Eaeq_v1.1, whole genome shotgun sequence genome contains the following window.
TGTATCAAAAAATAGTAGCAAGTCACACTGCTTTATATAACGATATTAGACATTTTATTTTTGGAGAAGGGTACTGGAAGACCCCTGTTACGTCTCCAGCTTTTTTCCATCACGCGCACCAAAAAGCCACGTTTTGTTTGAAGGCATTCCTACGTACTTTACGTAGTCCCCTACGTCGCCTTTCATTCCGTCGCCCACGTAGCATTTGTCCACCTTTATTGTAGATTACGCAGCGATGACGAGGCACCTATATAAGTTGACAAACACATATCTTATAAATGTTTGCGAAAACATTCAGCAGGACAACAACGTCTGTGCGAATCTCCCCACATCTCGCAACGTTCTGTAAAGGCAATACACGGAAACATGGATCAAGTGTAAGTTAGATTACCAATTACTGCAATAACCGGTAATTATGTAATTTTGTCGGTTTGTTTAACCCACTGCTTTTTATAGTTTTTTAGTAACTACTCTGCTGTAAATTTATAAACCGGCTTAAAGTAAATCACAAGACGgaatttattttactgtaaattataatttacagtaaaataaattcAGTTAACTGTCAACGTTGTAACGTTGACAGTTAACTGGCGGGTCGATACTAGAGCACTAGTGACTGATGCTATAGGGTGAGCTCGATATTTTCCAGGTCTTTATTTAGTTACAAAAATGTGTTTCTGTACGTGTTATTAAAACATTATCTAATTGATAAGTCAGGGAAGTGATTGTAGCAAGCGGCTTTGGGGATTAGGGATAAAAGCCAACGGATTTGAACTAAATTTTGTTTTTGCTTACTTTGCACTATTGACTTCATTTTGCTCAATTTTATTACAATAAAAGGCAATAATTGGGAATAATTGCTCTGTATTAAATTGTAGTTATACATACTAAGTTTCCTGAAGACTCTGGTGTTTAGTCTGATCATAATTGTGATCAAAGGCAATGTCCTTCAaagattttgaaaagtattagaTCTATCGATCTTAACATCCCTGACCCTCTGATTTGGTATCACTGATACCAACATTTGCAGTGTCCCGAACCCATTAATCATTTTGCATCTGCCATGACATTATGACTGCAAAAGTATACAATGtatacactttttaaatatattttttattaatattattgtgtatgggcagcacggtggcagaggggttagtgcgtctgcctcacaatacgaaggtcctgagtagtcgtgagttcaatcccggcctctggatctttctgtgtggagtttgcatgttctccccgtgacggcgtgggttccctccgggtacaccggcttcctccaaagacatgcacctggggataggttgattggcaacactaaattggccctagtgtgtgaatgttgtctgtctatctgtgttggccctgcgatgaggtggcgacttgtccagggtgtaccccgccttccgcccgattgtagctgagataggctccagcgccccccgcgaccccgaagggaataagcggtagaaaatggatggatggatggattattgtgtATCATAAAAGCTGCAACTCAAGTCTCAttggtttactttttttttttttgtcctgtccagcttctcgggcaaatcatatagtagatgtagatgccataAAAGCTGCAACTTAAGTCTCATTggtttactttttttgttttgtcctgtccagcttctcgggcaaatcatatagtagatgtagatgccataAAAGCTGCAACTTAAGTCTCAttggtttacttttttttttttgtcctgtccagcttctcgggcaaatcatatagtagatgtagatgcccatatcggctgttcagatttactttacaaaagtgtaggatacttctcttgttgccttatttgtatttgactttattaaatgtatttatattatcatttggtgcagccaggccagagcaggagggaattgtggggacaagagggggattagacagagttGGTTTACTTGATTGTCCTCCTGACTCATGGTCCTCTGCAGTggatttataaatgtatttgtcaGTTAACACTGAGAAAGACAAATTAAATCACAGCCAAAggctttacattaaaaaaaactgaacTTAATAACTGGGAACTGGGTATCAGGCTATATTGGGGGTACAAAGCAGATTTTTTTGGAGGGccacatattattattttttcagttttttagtttatttaaaacgtttttacactttttaatttacacttgaatttattttaatgaatccatccatccattttctaccgcttgtccctttcgggggagaagggggtcgctggagcctatctcagctgcattcgggcggtaggcggggttcaccctagacaagtcgttttgtacaaaaaatactgggaaataaattgttcaatattttttatggcaaaataatgtaattaaacattttcaataatatttttttcattgcaaaataaaaatgtataaaacttAACTAAGCTACATCCAGGATCTGTCATTTGTGATAATAAGATTTTTCCCtgtcattaattgacattttacatgccctTAATCATGCAAAATGGGGTTTTCTACAGATTTCGGGTATGCATAGTACATGATCCCTAAATTCTGGCTTCATTTTCTAGGTCCGAAGATATGTCCAACCTTCAGCTCGGGGGTCGGGCAGTGAAGGACGACTTTCCCAATCTCAGCGAGCACAACAACCACATGGCCAAGTTTTTAACCATTGACATGTACAGTAAACTGAGAGAACAGTGTACTCCTAATGGCTTCACTATAGATGATGTCATCCAGACAGGCGTGGATAATCCAGGTACAATCATTTTGCGACTTGGGAGGATGTTTCGTTTGTTGTTGACTGTCATGTTTTACTGACGTGCGCAGGTCACCCCTACATCATGACTGTGGGCTGTGTGGCCGGAGACGAGGAGTCGTACGAGGTCTTCAAAGACTTGATGGACCTTGTGATTGAGGAACGACATGGAGGTTACTTACCGAATGACATGCACAAGACTGACCTCACACATGAAAATCTGAAGGTTCGGACAGCATTTCCCTTAAGACTGATAAAAGATGGACGTTGAGATTGATGGAATATTTTTTGTACTTAAAGGGAGGCGACCTCGACGACAACTACGTTCTGAGCTCCCGTGTCCGAACGGGCCGCAGCATCCGTGGCTATTGCCTGCCGCCACACTGCAGCCGTGGAGAAAGACGTGCTGTGGAGAGGCTCTCTATTGAAGGTAATGTGAAGGTCTCAAAAAAGGTGGTATAAGTATTCATTCATCTTTCTGCAGCCCTGGATTCACTGAATGGCGACCTGCAGGGGAAATACTACGCCTTGAAGAACATGACTGATGATGAGCAGCAGCAGCTGATTGATGACCACCTGCTGTTTGACAAGCCAGTGTCCCCATTGCTGCTGGCTTCAGGGATGGCCCGTGATTGGCCTGACGGCAGAGGCATCTGGTGAGAATTCACTTTTTACAGCTGCATCAAGCTTGTCGAGATGGGGAAATTCATGATGGTTTCCCTTTAAAGGCACAACGACAATAAGACCTTCCTGGTGTGGGTGAACGAGGAGGACCATCTGAGAGTGATCTCGATGCAGAAAGGAGGCAACATGAAGGAAGTGTTTACTCGCTTCTGTACCGGACTCACTCAGGTTTGGAGAGGACCATCTTTCAGGTTTATGGGAGAAATATGAGAAGATGTTTATTACGTTTGACTTCTCTGATTTGCTTCTTTTTTAAGCTGGAGTCCTTATTCAAAGAAAAAGGTGAAGCGTTCATGTGGAACGAGCACCTGGGCTACATCCTGACTTGCCCATCCAACCTTGGGACTGGATTGCGAGCTGGAGTCCATGTGAAGCTTCCAAACATGGGCCAGCACCCTGAGTTTGAGGAAGTTCTGAAAAGGCTCAGGCTTCAGAAACGAGGAACCGGTACATAGAACCTTTATTTTATTGCAAGTGAAGAAAAGGCAAGCTGAGGTTGATGTTTGTCATGACAGGTGGCGTGGACACTGATGCTGTTGGTGGAGTCTTTGACATATCAAACGCAGACAGACTGGGCTTCTCTGAGGTGGAGCTGGTGCAGATGGTGGTCGATGGTGTCAAGCTGCTGGTGGAGATGGAGAAGAAACTGGAGACGGGCGAACCAATCGATAGCCTCATGCCCAGCATCCAGAGGTATAGAACGGAAGAAACAATTGTCATAATTTGACGTAAGTCTAACTCTTGAATGTGTTTTTCAGTATTAAAGAAATTGATTCTGAGCCTGTGCGAAAAAAGCTGCAAGCTGAGGAAGAATTTCCAGATCTGAGTCAGCACAACAACCACATGGCCAAGCACTTATCCCTGGACATGTACAACAAACTGAGGGAGTGCACAACTACCAATGAGTTCACTATTGATGATGTCATCCAGACAGGCGTAGATAATTTTGGTACATTAACATGCTTCTATCAAGTTATTGTCCCGTCCCTCTTTATTTACTTTCTGATCATATTACATGATGTATGCAGGTCACCCTTTCATTATGAAGGTTGGATGCGTGGCCGGAGATGAGGAGTCATATGAGGTCTACAAACCTCTGATGGACCTTGTCATTCAGGACAGACATGGAGGATACAAACCAACTGACAAGCAAAAGACTGACCTCAATCCAGAAAAACTAAATGTAAATTATCTCACGCAGACCAAATGGATCGCCATTTATGAAGATTTCTCCCAACTGCTATGTGTTCTGCCTCTTAGGGGGCTGAGGACCTTGACCCAAACTATGTTTTGAGCTCCCGTATTCGCACTGGCCGCAGCATTCGCGGCTTCTGCCTGCCGCCGCTCATTAGCCGCGGAGAAAGACGTGCTTTGGAGAAGCTCTCCATTGAAGGTAATGACCGAGCTTCATGCATTAAGTTTTACGGACAGTCATTTGAAGGTCCAAAGCAAACAGTCATAAGGGACCTTCACATACCAAAAATGACAACCATTTTACTGCAATTGATTGGAAAAATCCACATTTAAAAGCCATTTTTCAGAGATGATTATTTTGTTACTTTTGTTACATTTAAAATCCATATTTCAGAGATCATTATTTTATTAGTGCAGTTGGACTGGATGTGAACATGAATTGTGAATGCCcgaagtgtgtgactggtggggaAAAAATTCAGGCGACTGGCCAGGTTTGAACAGGACAGGCCTAGAAAAGTGCCTCTGGAGTTTCTACCTGCTGTCCTTCTTTCTTGGTACATCTTACAGAAAAATTGTTTAGCATTTGAAGCACTTTAATCACATTTGTTACTCTCCATGTTTTTGTGttcatcacatacagtacatttggTGTCACTGGGGAAAGAGGTCGACAACTtgggtaattttaatagttttcgTCCAGCCTTCGCCTCGTTGCTGCGCTTGGTTAACtgcttcatttttttaaataaaaaacctCTTATAACTGTACCAAGAGGTTTGTTTTGGTCTGTAAATAGAATAGATTAGATGTTTTATGGCCTCTGGAAATCTCGCGGCCCCAGACACATGCCTGTGTTTGCCCAATTATAAATCCGCCCCTGGGCCTCGATCAGAATCAGAGCAATCCTTGTTGGACTCCTATGTTGCAGGGATGTCCACTGCACGTAATCCGTATATAGAGGGCGGGCCCTGACTTGGACACTGGTTTAATGGTATAGAACTATGTTCCCCGGTGTTGTTGCAGTTCTGGATTCACTGACTGGAGACCTGCAGGGGAAATACTTTGCTGTCAAAGATATGACAGAAGCTGAGCAGCAGCAGATGATTTATGACCACTTCATGTTTGACAAGCCACAGTCCCCTCTGCTGCTGTCTACAGGGATGGCCCGTGACTGGCCTGATGGCAGAGGCCTCTGGTAAGAAACATTCTTAATCATTGGAAGGTACAGTACATGGAATTTGTAAAGTGtaatgtcatttttttgttttaaaaaggcaTAATGACAACAAGACGTTGTTGGTGTGGGTGAACGAGGAGGACCATTTGAGAGTGATCTCAATGCAGAAAGGCGGCAACATGAAGGAAGTGTTCACTCGCTTTGCCAACGGACTTGCTCAGGTAAACCAAAAAATTATCAGCTTTGATATGTTAAATTTAATGGCCTGTTATCCCTGGCCCTGTCTAGATGGAGTCCTTGTTCAGGAAGAAAGGTCACGTTTTCATGTGGAATGAGCACCTCGGCTACATCTTGACTTCCCCAGCCACACTTGGCACTGGACTGCGTGCTAGTGTTCACGTAAAGCTACCAAATATGAACAAGCATCCTGAGTTTGATGAGGTTCTTAAGAGGCTAAGGCTCCAGAAACGTGGAACCGGTACATGCAACCTTATTTGGTCCAAGTGGTGTAAATGTGTGTAAATGATGAAAGTATAAATTTTGAGGCTCCGAAAATTACTAATGTCATCAGATGTCCCCTTAGGTGGTGAAGACACAGCTGTTGTGGATGCAGTCTTTGACATCTCCAACATTGACAGAATGGGTGTCTCTGAGGTGAGGCTCGTCCAGATACTGGTTGATGGGATAAGAGTGCTGGTGGAGATGGAGAAGAGGCTTGAAATGGATGAGTCCATTGATGACCTAATGCCCAGCAGCATTGAGCTGAAAGGGTTGACAGCTAAGGACGAGTTCCCAGATCTCAGTCAGCACAACAACCACATGGCTAAAGTTCTAACTCTGGAAATGTATAAAAAGCTAAAGGATCGCACAAGTCCCAATGGCTTCACCATAGATGATGTCATTCAGACAGGCGTGGATAATCCAGGTACATGAACTTTCCTCACTCTGAGAACTAACATTACATTAACTTTGTTTTGGGGTTTTCTGACATGTGCAGGTAACCCCTTGATCAGGACGGTGGGCTGTGTGGCTGGAGATGAGGAGTCCTATGTAGTCTTCAGGGATCTGCTGAACCTAGTCATTGCAGCTAAACATAAAGGTTTTAAACCCAAAGACAATCACAAAACTGACATCAACCCGGACAATCTGAAGGTATAGCTGTTTCACATCGAAAGGGACATTAATATTTCTACTGCAGAAACAAATACCTGTTTTGTCTACTAGGGTGGTGATGATCTGGATCCTGAATATGTTCTGAGCTGCAGAGTGCGAGCACGCCGCAGCATCCGCGGCTTCTGTCTACCCCCGCTCTGCAGCCGTGGAGAGAGACGAGCGCTGGAGAAGCTCCTAGCTGAAAGTAAAAAACACCAAAGAATGCATGATATCGTGAAAAATTGCTGAAGAATAAAATTGTTGCCCAAAATTCAGCCCTGGACTCACTGACTGGAGACCTGCAAGGGAAATACTACTCTTTGAAGAACATTACAGAGGAGGAGCAGCAGCAGATGATTGATGACCACTTGCTGGTTGATAAGCCAGTGTCCCCACTGTTGCTGGCCTCGGGGATGGCCCGTGACTGGCCTGACGGCAGAGGCATTTGGTGAGACAAGTGTGTTCTTACATGAGATTTGAGAATATAATAAACTGATGTTTCTGTTAAGGCACAATGAGAGCAAGACATTGCTGGTGTGGGTAAATGAGGAGGACCATCTGCGAGTTATCTCCATGCAAAAAGGCCACGACATGAAGGAAGTGTTCACCCGCTTCTGCAGCGGACTCACAGGGGTTTGTAGACTTTCCTGGAGTAAAGTAAATTATTGCCCTCAAATCTTATggttacttattttatttttttatagattGAGTCCATAATTAAGAAGAAAGGTGAAGCCTTCATGTGGAATGAGCACCTGGGCTACATCCTGACTTGCCCATCCAATCTTGGGACCGGCTTGCGCGCTAGTgtccatgtaaagcttccaaACATGAGCAAGCACCCCGAGTTTGAAGAAATTCTAAGGAGGTTGAAGCTCAAGAAAAGTGGAAATGGTACAGGCAAACTTCTGGTCCAAGGTAGTATTTTTTCAAACCCCTTGAAGTCCTGATTACATATATTTGTGTACCAGGTGATGCGGACAACGATGCTGTTGAGGGAGTCTTTGACATTTCGAACACTGAAAGACTGGGTTTCTCTGAGGTGCAGCTGGTGCAGACAGTGGTCGATGGAGTCAAGCTGCTCGTGGAGATGGAGAAAAGGCTGGAAAAGGAGGAGCCCATAGATGAATTGATGCCAGCCAACCTTGCGCTAAATGTGTTTTCAGCTGAGCAAGAGTACCCAGATCTCAGTCAGCACAACAACCATATTGCAAAGTTCTTAACCAAGGACATGTACAAGACACTGAGACAACGTTGTACCCCTAATGGCTTCACTATAGATGATGTCATTCAGACAGGCGTG
Protein-coding sequences here:
- the LOC133646385 gene encoding LOW QUALITY PROTEIN: creatine kinase, flagellar-like (The sequence of the model RefSeq protein was modified relative to this genomic sequence to represent the inferred CDS: inserted 2 bases in 1 codon; deleted 1 base in 1 codon; substituted 3 bases at 3 genomic stop codons), which encodes MDQVSEDMSNLQLGGRAVKDDFPNLSEHNNHMAKFLTIDMYSKLREQCTPNGFTIDDVIQTGVDNPGHPYIMTVGCVAGDEESYEVFKDLMDLVIEERHGGYLPNDMHKTDLTHENLKGGDLDDNYVLSSRVRTGRSIRGYCLPPHCSRGERRAVERLSIEALDSLNGDLQGKYYALKNMTDDEQQQLIDDHLLFDKPVSPLLLASGMARDWPDGRGIWHNDNKTFLVWVNEEDHLRVISMQKGGNMKEVFTRFCTGLTQLESLFKEKGEAFMWNEHLGYILTCPSNLGTGLRAGVHVKLPNMGQHPEFEEVLKRLRLQKRGTGGVDTDAVGGVFDISNADRLGFSEVELVQMVVDGVKLLVEMEKKLETGEPIDSLMPSIQSIKEIDSEPVRKKLQAEEEFPDLSQHNNHMAKHLSLDMYNKLRECTTTNEFTIDDVIQTGVDNFGHPFIMKVGCVAGDEESYEVYKPLMDLVIQDRHGGYKPTDKQKTDLNPEKLNGAEDLDPNYVLSSRIRTGRSIRGFCLPPLISRGERRALEKLSIEVLDSLTGDLQGKYFAVKDMTEAEQQQMIYDHFMFDKPQSPLLLSTGMARDWPDGRGLWHNDNKTLLVWVNEEDHLRVISMQKGGNMKEVFTRFANGLAQMESLFRKKGHVFMWNEHLGYILTSPATLGTGLRASVHVKLPNMNKHPEFDEVLKRLRLQKRGTGTCNLIWSKWCKCGEDTAVVDAVFDISNIDRMGVSEVRLVQILVDGIRVLVEMEKRLEMDESIDDLMPSSIELKGLTAKDEFPDLSQHNNHMAKVLTLEMYKKLKDRTSPNGFTIDDVIQTGVDNPGNPLIRTVGCVAGDEESYVVFRDLLNLVIAAKHKGFKPKDNHKTDINPDNLKGGDDLDPEYVLSCRVRARRSIRGFCLPPLCSRGERRALEKLLAETLDSLTGDLQGKYYSLKNITEEEQQQMIDDHLLVDKPVSPLLLASGMARDWPDGRGIWHNESKTLLVWVNEEDHLRVISMQKGHDMKEVFTRFCSGLTGIESIIKKKGEAFMWNEHLGYILTCPSNLGTGLRASVHVKLPNMSKHPEFEEILRRLKLKKSGNGDADNDAVEGVFDISNTERLGFSEVQLVQTVVDGVKLLVEMEKRLEKEEPIDELMPANLALNVFSAEQEYPDLSQHNNHIAKFLTKDMYKTLRQRCTPNGFTIDDVIQTGVDNPGHPYIMTVGCVAGDEESYKVFKELMDLVIQDRHGGYKPSDIHKTDLKPDHLRVKXDILPGSTXIQPNVCSTSQGGDDLDSRYVLSSRVRTGRSIRGFCLPPLCSRGERRALEKLCTDALDSLTGDLQGKYYALKNMTDDEQQQLIDDHFLFDKPVSPLLLASGMARDWPDGRGIWHNDNKTFLVWVNEEDHLRVISMEKGGNMKEVFTRFCTGLTEIESAIKQKGEAFMWNEHLGFILTCPSNLGTGLRAGVHAKLPNMGKHPKFEEVLKKLRLQKRGTGGVDTAAVDGVFDISNADRLGFSEVQLVQIVVDGVKLLVEMEKRLEKGCSIDSLMPGKLKMKNLRAEKEFPDLSMHNSHMAKFLTLDMYKTLRELKTPYGFTIDRVIQTGVDNPGNPFTMTMGCVAADEESYEVFKELLDLVIEDKHRGYKPTDLHKTALNPEGLVVQQTSYXHKTGHTVDLRWDKQDVFASXGGDDLDPNYVLLSRVRASRSIRGFCFLTYCTRGERRLLEKLCVEVLETLTGDLQGKYYSLKNLPESEQQQMIEENLLFAKPVCPLLLSSGINRDWPDGRGIWHNNSKNFVVWLNEEDHLKLISIEKGGNIKAAFSRFCSGIQEVETLFKEKEQAFMWNDHLGFIVSCPSNLGTGLRASVHMKLPNLGNHPNFDEVLKRLRLEKRKIGDEDTHNGVFDISNADRLGLSEVQLVQMVVDGVKVLVDMEKKLESEESIDDLMPTQK